ATTCCAGGCTGTGAAGTTCGAAAGGCAGGTTGCTCTCGGCTTCCAGCTGTTGCATAGGAGCCACCGCTTTCAGGTACGGTGCAGTTCTCCCCGGTGAGGTAGTTAATCGCGTCATGGTCACAATTTTTTGGGTTTTAGGCAATAGCCGGTTAAGACGATATACAGTAAAATTTAACCGGGACGTATATACTTATTCTATTAATGTGCCGTAATTGACAGGAGTATCTGATGGAGTGCGTGTAAACCTTTGTGGCTATGCGTTTGGGAATGTTTTGGGGGCGTGCCGGAATGCACGATTGAGTCCTTCCGGCTCTGAATATTTTGGAGATTGATGCAGGGGCCTCCAATTTTTTCGGAGGTAGTCCGGAGGACCTTCGTTACTGTAAGTCTTCCTTCCGGATGCCTAATTTAAATATCCTTGATTCGAGGGTCGTCGGTTTGAGGTTCATTATTTCTGCTGCGCCACCGTTGCCACGGATACGGCCATTTGTTTTTTTGAGGATGGAAAGGATGTACGCTTTCTCCGTTTCGCGCTGCGCCATCTTTACTTCCTCCAGGGTTTGCAGGGGTACGTTAGCCGTAGGCGTGGTTTGTGCGGCGGCGCCTAACGGACGACGCAGCTGGAGGGGTTGTTTCCCGTCGCTGAGGATCACACTTTGTTCGATCACGTTTTCCAGCTCGCGGATGTTGCCCGGCCAATGCCATGTTTCCAGCTCGTGCATCATTTTATCGGAGATGCCGGCTGCTGCCTTATTAAACTTCGCCGCAAATTTATCGGCGAAGTATTGCGCCAGGGGAGCAATATCTTCCCGCCGCTCGCGCAACGGCGGCAGCACGATGGGGAATACGTTAAGGCGATAATATAAATCCAGCCGGAAACGCCCTTCGGCTACTTCCTTTTCCAGATTGCGGTTGGTAGCGGCGATGAACCGGACATTGATCTTTACCGTGCTTTTACCGCCCACCCGTTCGATCTCTTTTTCCTGTAATACACGCAACAGTTTTACCTGCAGTTCTACCGGCATTTCGCCGATCTCGTCGAGGAACAGTGTGCCGCCTTCGGCTTGTTCGAACTTGCCGATACGACGTTCCAGCGCACCGGTAAACGCCCCTTTCTCATGCCCGAACAGTTCGGACTCGATCAGGTTAGCCGGCAGGGCGGCGCAGTTTACTTTTACCAAAGGGTGCTTTTTACGTGCCGATAATTCATGGATCGACTGGGCGATCCTTTCCTTGCCGGTACCGCTTTCACCAAGCACCAGCACCGAGGTGTCCACAGGGGCCACCTGGCTTACCAGGTCCAGCACGCTGAGCAGCAGGTGGCTGTTGCCGACGATGTTGGCGAAATTCTTCTGTCGGCCCGTGGTGGCGACGGGCGTAGGCGGTGTGGACACGTTATGGTGCTGGATCGACTGTATAATTCGGGTAAGCATGGGCAGCAGGCGCACGCTGAGCGACAGGTGTTCCTGCTGGTACGCGTCTGCACGCCGACTGTAAAACGATAGTGGGTAAATGCGGCCATCGGGCATTAAGAGTGGTATGACCAGGTTAGCGACCAGGTGAAAGCTGCGCGCATACAATTGCTTCATAGCGTTTTGCTCACAAGCCTGGGTAAAGGCAGCACCGTTCAGGATGGCGGAGAATGTTTCTAAGGCCGAACTGCGTTGCATCGCTTCCAGTTCGGGCTGGCGTAGCTTGGTAATAGTGCCGAGTGCGACGATGTCGATCGGCTGGTATTGTTCAAAACCGATGCGCAGGAACGTTTCACCGCTATAGGGCAAAGCATCGGGCGTAGTGTTACCGGTGGTAATAAAGTCGAAAGGAATATGTGCCTGCAGGGCCTGTATCACCCGCAGTAAACGCAGGTGTTTGTCGGTGGATTGTGCGGCAATGCCGGCGAGTTGTTGTTCCAGCTGTGCTTCGCGGCGAAGCGATGCTTCCAGGCTGTTCTCATGACGGTAACGGGCAATGTCGAGGGTAACGAGCACGTCCTTGCCACGGAAAGGTTTTACCAGAAAGCCGTAGGGCTGTGTGGCGCGGGCAGCTTCCAGCACCTGCTGGTTAGAGTTGGCCGACAGGTAAACGAAGGCAATGTTTACGCTCGATAACCAGCGGGCGAGGTCGATGCCAGTTTCTTTACCTTTTAAGTAGATGTCCAGCAACACCACGTCTGGGCGATTTGTGTCGATAAGCGTTCTGGCCTGTTTCACGGAATCGGCGATGCCGGTCACCTGGTAACCAGCCGACTCGAGGATCAGGCGCAGATCGTTGGAGACTATAAACTCATCTTCTACGATTAAAATTTTCTTATTCATTAGTGTCTTTTTTACCGGGTATGCCGCGTCATGTGCAAACGCAGCCTGGTCAGAAGGCGCTGCAGGAGGATAACTGCAGGGCATGCCGGTATACCAGTTTACTATTTCAGCTTAAACGACTTTCGCAACTATGTTCAGCTTGGTGTACGATATAGTGCATACAATTCTCCATCACTTCACCTGGGGCGGAAATATTCTTTTCCCGATCACAACCTCGGCGCAACGCGCTAAAGGTATAAAAATATCCTGAAAAACCCGGAGCAGGTGTGTTTATGCTAAATCAAAAGGCTGCTTGAAAGCAGCCCTGTTTCTATCTTTAACCTGTAAAGTTAAATGCGCCATAAATAGAGAATGAAAGACTTCTAGTTTATTCGTTTAATTTTTTTAATTGTTTGCCAGGAATCGTATATACGCACAAAAATAATCCGCCCATGCAGGCGGATCAAGTTATGGATGAAGGGAAATCTTGTATAATTAGCGGCTTATTCTGTTTTAAGGCGCTATACCGGATCGGCCACGGCCGCTTTTACCGCCTGCAGACTCACGGTGGCTTTATTACTTCCTGTTCCCCGATTCATTTACGATGAGGCTCGTCGTCAATATCCGCCGCTCGAAGTCCTTCACCGGGCGTTTGCTTTCGATGAGTTGCAGCAGCAGGTCGGTGGCTACTTCGCCCATTTCAAAGGCGGGCTGGCGCACTACGGTGAGCGGTGGGTTCATAAGTTCGATGAGATCGGAGTTGGAGAAACCCACGAGGGCAATGTCGCCGGGGATGGATACGTTGCGGGCCCTCAGTACGCGCAGGCAGCCGGTGGTCAGTTTGTCGCCGGTAGTAAAGATCGCATCCGGACGGGGGCGGAGCTTCAGTAATTGAGAAACGGCTTGTTCCACTTCGGCCAGTTCCATACCGCCATTGGGACAGTATTTAATGAGTGATTTGGAAGGTTTCAGCTGCTTGTGCGCCAGCGCTTCCACGTAACCGGCAATGCGTTCGCGGCTGATGGACAGGTTTTCGGAAGCGGTGATGCACGCAATGTTACGGTAGCCGTTCTGCAACAGGTGCATGGTGGCGTCGTAAGCGCCGCGGAAGTTCTCGATCACTACTTTATGCGTTTGTATATCTTCCACTATGCGGTCGAAGAATACGATCGGGAAACCGCGGTCATGCAGCGCCCGGAGGTGTTCCAGGTCTTTGGTAGCGGCGGATACAGATATCAGGAGCCCGTCGATGGATCGGGACGATAAATAATTAAGCGTTTGTACTTCTTTTTCGAAGGATTCGTGGCTCTGCGATATGATTACATTGTAGCCCCGTTCTTTCGCTACCGACTCGATGCCGTTGATCGCCTGTGAGAAAAAGCTGTTCGCGATCTCGGTAACGATTACGCCGATGGAGCGGCTGCGCTTTTCTTTCAGGCTGAGGGCGATCGGGTTCGGACGGTAGTTGATCTGCGCGGCATACTTCAACACCAGCTTCTTCGTTTCTTCGCTGATCTCGTGGCTGTCGCGCAGCGCGCGGGACACGGTAGAGGTGGATAAACCAAGGGCTTTCGCGATATCTTTTATAGTGGCAGCTTCAAATTTCATAACGTCATATGCAGATGGCTTTAAATGTAATGAATTTTCCCCGTATCCGCTAGTATACTGCCATCGTTGCCGGGAACGATTGCGTAAATAAACCCCCTGGAATGCGCTGCTTTTAAGGAATATAGCCGTAGACTTGTCTTAGTAATTCCACTTATCGAAAATACATATTGCAAGGCCACTAGCGCAGTTTTAACCCTTTAGCAATGCAAGCTTTGGTAGTCATTTTATCAACTCATTCACGTAGTCGTTATGAAAAAGATTTACCTGTTTTTTTTACTCTTGCTTGCCACCGTCCATTGGGCGCAGGCACAAACACGCACCATCAGGGGCAAAGTAACGGATGCAGGAACAGGCGCCGGTTTACCCTTTGTTAGTGTACAATTAAAAGGCAGCACCACAGGTGCTAAAACAGATGAAAACGGAAATTTCTCGCTCACTGTTCCCGCGGGAAAAGCCGATTTGCAGTTTACTTACATGGGTTATCTCACGATAACGCAACCGCATGAAGGAAACGCCAACGTTGTAGTAAAAATGGAAAAGGACGACAAAAAACTGGATGAAGTAGTCGTAATCGGCTACGGACAGGTACGCAAACGCGACCTGACAGGGGCTGTCGTTTCCGTTAAAGGAGAGGAACTGCGGAAAATTCCTTCCACCAATGTGATGGAATCTGTACAGGGTAAAGTGCCCGGGGTCGACATCACCAAGTCCAGCGGGGCTTCCGGGGCCAAGATCAATGTAACGGTGCGCGGTAACCGTTCTATCACCGCAGGTAACTCACCACTGTACATTGTCGACGGTATCCAGTACGGCAACATCGAAGACATTAACCCTAACGATATTCAGTCGATGGAAGTATTGAAAGATGCTTCCTCTACCGCTATTTATGGTTCTCGCGGTGCGAACGGGGTGATCATCGTTACGACCAAACGCGGTTCCACCGGTAAAGCGCAGGTATCGTTCAACGCATACGGCGGTATCTCAGAAGTAGCCGGTTATCCGAAAATGAATACCGGCCCGGAATACGTAGCACTCAAACGCGAAGCGAACCGCACGAACAACCGTTGGAATAGTCCGGCCGACGATCCTGCGATCTTTAACGCGATGGAACTGGCGGCGATCCGCAACGACCTTTGGACCAGCTACGCAGACGAGCTGATCCAGAAAGGCCAGCAGCAGGATTACCAGCTGGGTGTGGCGGCAGGATCGGAGAAAACGAAGATCTATTTGTCGCTCGATTACTTCAAAGAGAAAGGCTTATTTAAGTTAGATAACCTGCAACGCTACACGGCCCGCATGAACGTGGACCAACAGGTGGGCGAGCTGCTGAAAGTGGGTATGCAGGGACAGGTCACGTATTACGACCAGAACGCCCGTCGCGACCCGTTGAACCAGGGAAACAAAATCATTCCGCTGGGCAGGCCGTATGATAGCTCGGGCAACTTCGTCGCGTTCCCGAATGCCGGTCCGCACATTAATCCGCTGGCCGATGAGCAGCCGGGCGCCTACCAGAACAACAGCCGCATGACCCGTACACTCGTAAACGTGTACGCAGAGCTGCAACCCATTAAAGACCTCTCTTTCCGCACCAATCTGGGTATTTCATTAGATAACAGCCGCACCGGTGTGTACGCAGCGCGTTTGACGATCGATCGTGCCACGACCTCCACGTCACGTGCGCAGTACAATACCAGCCAAACGCGCTTCCTGAACTGGGAAAACATCATCAGCTATAAGAAAGAATTAAAGAATCACAGCTTCGGTATTACAGCCATCAGCAGTTTGCTGGGCTCGCAGGCCGAAAGCAGCAACGCGCAGGGAGAAGGACAGTTGCTCCCCAGCCAGTTGTTCCATGCGTTGCAGAATAATGTGAGCGGTATCGCCATTCGGACCACCTACCAGCAATGGAACCTGGTGTCTTTCACCGGCAGATTGAATTATGCATACCAGGGCAAATACCTGCTCACCCTCACGGGCAGGTCCGACGGATCGTCGAAGCTTGCGCAGGGCAACCAGTGGGCGTTTTTCCCGTCGGTGGCAGGCGCATGGCGTATCAGTGACGAGGCGTTCATGAAGAAGCAAACCTTCATCAGCGATCTGAAACTACGCGTGAGTTATGGTATTGCGGGTAACGATGCCGTGGCGCCTTATGGCACACAGAGCGTGTTGTTCCGCGCGCCATTCTCTTATGATGATAATACGGCAGCGATGGCCTATTCCATCAGCGACCAGTTGGGGAACAGGCAGCTGGCCTGGGAGCTGACGGGTACCACCGACATTGGCCTGGATTTCGGGTTGTTTGATAACCGTATTTCCGCCAACATCGATTACTACGATTCGCATACCTCCGACCTGTTGCTGATGCGCAGGCTGCCTACCTCTACCGGGGTAGAAAAAACCTTGCAGAACATCGGTAAAACAAGGAACAACGGGGTGGAAATCGGCCTGAATACCGTTAACTTTAAAACAGCAGATTTCAGCTGGACGACGAACATCTCCTTCACCCGGAATAAAGAGCGGATCGTGTCACTGGCGGATGGCAGTACTAACGACATTGCCAGCGGCCTGTTTATCGGCTATCCTGTAAATGTGTACTTTGATTATGACAAGGTAGGCATCTGGCAATCGAAAGATGTGGATGCGGCTACCCGCTACAAAGCCAAAGTCGGCGACATCCGTGTGCGGGACGTGGTGCAGGACAGTGTGATCAATTCGGAAGACCGGGTAGTGCTGGGCGCACAGGTGCCGAGGTGGTCAGGTGGTATTAACAACGACATTCGCTGGAAAAGCTTCGATCTGAACATCTATGTATTTGCCCGCATTGGTCAGTGGATCAATTCAGAATATGCCGCCAAATATGATCCGCAGGGATTGGAAAACAGCGGCAAAGTAGATTACTGGACGCCTGAAAACCCGACGAACGCCTATCCAAGGCCTAACTCGAGCGTTTCTATGTCTGGTACGCCATTTATCTCCACCCTCGGTTACCGTGATGGTTCTTTCATCAAGATCCGCAACGTATCCCTGGGTTACTCACTGCCATCGGAGGCGGCGAGAAGAATCAGGATGAGCGCCCTGCGCGTGTATGTAACAGGTAAAAACCTGGCGACCTTCAGTAAAGTGAAAGACTACGATCCGGAACGTGGCGGGCAACTGAGCTTCCCGCTTACCCGGATGTATGTGGCCGGCTTAAACGTAACCTTTTAAATCCTGCGTTATGAACCAAAAATTTGCTCCATATATACTCGTACTGCTGCTGGCAACATCCCTGTCAGCCGGCTGTTCCAAACTGCTGGAAGAAAAGAACCCGGGTGGACTGACCGCCGAAGGCGTGTTTAGCAGTCCGGAAGGTTTTGAAACCCTCGTCAACGCCGCCTACAGCTACAACCGCTGGTGGTATGGTAAAGAAGATGCCTATAATATTTCAGAGATGGGCACCGACTTGTGGACGAGCGGTACGGGTGATAAGTATACAGATATCACCAGCTACTATAATTTGCAATCGTACAATACCGCGGTAACTTCCCTCTGGAAGCAACTGTACGCCGCCATCAACCTGATTAATACAGGCATTAATCGCATTGACCAGGTTGGACTGGCAGATGCGATCAAGACCAGGCGGCTGGCCGAACTGCGCTTCCTGCGGGCGTTTTACTACTGGCATGTAGTGGAAACCTGGGGGGATGTACACTTTAGTACGAATGAAACCACTACCGCCGTTACTACAGCAAATCGTACCCCGGTAGATACCTTTTACGCGCACATCTTTGCCGACCTGGAATTTGCCGCAGCGAACCTGCCGCCTACGACCACCGAGTATGGTCGCGCGACGAAGCCTGTAGCCGAAGCCTTCCTGGCGCGGATGAACCTTACACGCGGTCGCAACCAGCAGGCGTTTGACCTGGCCAGTAAGGTGATCAAAGATTATGGCTTTCAGTTGCAGCCTAAGTATGCAGACCTCTGGAGTATGACCAACATACAGAACAAGGAAGTGATATGGGCGGTGAACTATTTCAAGAACCTCGCGTTCAATGACCGTACGGATGCGGTGTTGTACCCTACTGGTCACCCGAGGGGCGCGCATAACGGGCATCTGATGTTCATCATGAAGTACGACGACTTGCCCGGTATGACGAGGGACGTGGCGAACGGGCGGCCGTTTAACCGCTATATGCCTACCTTGTACGCGCTGCGTTTGTTCGATGAAACGAAAGACAGCCGGTACAATGCGACCTTCAAACAGGCCTGGTTGTGTAATACCCTTGGCACCGCGCCCGCTGGTATGAAGATCGGCGACACGGCGGTGTTTTGTACGAAGTATGAAATCCCTGCTGAGATTGAAGCGACCAGGAAATACCGCGTATATGATCTGAGCAAGATGTATAAAGCGAATGGTGGTGGCCTGGACAGGCTGCACTATCCGTCCCTGCAAAAATTCGACGACCCGACCCGTGCCGCGGCCAATGAGGAACAGAGCCCGCGCGATGGCATCGTGATGCGCCTCGCAGAAATGTACCTGATCGCAGCAGAAGCGCAGCTGAAACTGAACAACACGACCATAGCAGCGGAATACATTAATGTGATCCGCAAACGCGCCGCCGTTCCCGGCCAGGAAGCCGCAATGGAAATTCTGCCCGCACAGGTAACGCTGGACTTCATTCTCGATGAAAGAGCTCGCGAACTGATGGGCGAACAACTGCGCTGGTTCGACCTTAAACGTACCGGTAAACTGTCTGAAAGGTTGCAGCTGGCCAATCCGGATGCGGCTGCGAACTTTGCAGAGTTCCACCTGGTGCGGCCTATTCCGAAAGACCAGGTAGATGCGGTGACCAACAAGAATGAGTTTAAACAACACACAGGATATAACTAAAAGATTTACAAGTGAGGCTACACATTCCTATTTTATCGATTGCACTTGCAGCTGCCCTTTACGCCGAACCGGCGACGGCACAGTATTCCTGGAACAACCTGCCCGTAGTGCAGGAACCAACCTTCCGGAAAGACACGTTTAACATCCGCCGCTATGGCGCGAAAGCTGATGGGCTTACGCTCAATTCACCTGCGATCAACAAGGCGATCGACGCCTGTTCGAAGAACGGTGGCGGCGTAGTATTGGTGCCGGCCGGCCTGTGGCTGACTGGTCCGGTGGTGCTGAAAAGCAACGTGGAACTGCACCTGGAAAAGAGTGCGCTGCTGCAATTTACCGAAGACTTTGACCAGTATCCTTTGATAGCGACGAATTATGAGGGGCTGGCGGCCATGCGCTGTCAGCCACCAATATCGGCGGTGGATGCGACAAATATCGCGATCACCGGTCACGGTATCATCGACGGTGCCGGCGACGCCTGGCGCCAGGTAAAAAAGGATAAACTGACGGAGTCGCAATGGAAAAACTGGTAGCCTCCGGCGGACTGGTGAGCGATGATAACCGCACCTGGTATCCCTCCGAAAAATCGAAGAAAGGTACCGGCGTGAAAAACGCAGGTGTAATATCACCAGATAAAACGGCAAAAGATTACGAGGAAATCAAAGACTTCCTGCGACCTAACATGGTGGTGCTGACCCGCTGCAAAAAGGTACTGTTGCAGGGCGTAACGTTCCAGAACAGCCCAGCCTGGTGTTTGCATCCGTTATTGTGCGAGCATATTACCCTGCGGGATGTGTACGTTAAAAATCCATGGTACGCGCAAAACGGCGATGGCGTTGACCTGGAGTCGTGCCGCTTCGGCCGCGTTGAGAACTGCGTATTTGACGTAGGTGACGATGCCATCTGCATTAAATCGGGTCGCGACGAGCAGGGACGTAAAAGAGGCGTGCCAACGGAAAACTTTATCATCAAAAACAACCTCGTATATCATGCGCACGGCGGTTTTGTGATCGGTAGTGAGATGAGCGGCGGCGCGCGTAATTTATTCGTATCGAACTGCACTTTTATGGGCACGGATATCGGGCTTCGTTTTAAAACGACCCGTGGTCGCGGTGGCGTAGTTGAAAAGATCTTTATTAAGGATATCAATATGACCAACATCCCGGGTGAGGCCATCTTGTTCGATATGTATTACATGGCGAAAGATCCTGTTCCATTGGCTGGTGAAAAGGCAGCTGACGTGAAAGTGGAGACCATCCCTGTAACCGAGGCCACGCCACAGTTCCGTGACTTCCAGATCAGCAACGTAGTATGTCATGGCGCGCAAAAAGGCATCTTCATCCGCGGATTACCGGAAATGCCGATCAGCAATATCACCATGGATAACATCGTGATCAAAGCGAAGAAAGGTGCGGAGCTGCTGGAAGCGTCTAACATCCGCATTACCAACGCGACCTTTGAAGTAACAGATTCCGATCCGCTGATCAATGTGCGTAACAGCCGTGAGATCCAGTTGTCGAACATCAAGTTTGATGAAGCGAAAAATTTCATCAACATCAAAGGAGAAAAATCTGGCGTTGTGGTGAGTGGTACCGATATCAAAAAAGCAAAGGATAAACCGGTATTTGCAGATGGTGCAACCGCCGGGGCATTGACCACTAAATAGCAATCGTTCGTATGAAAGGTAAATGGGCATTAATAGCAACATTGTTAGCAGGCGGCATGTATACGGCTGCCTGTGCACAATCCACCGGCGGCGGCGCTTTAAAGCCACCGACTACACCGGCTGAGGATGTGAAACGAATGGCTTTCACCGTAACGGAGGATATCTGGAAAGACTCGCTGGTGATGAATCCGGGCCACCCGGTAAAATGGTCGTACGACCAGGGTGTGGTGCTGGAGGGTATTACCCTGCTGTGGAAGAATACTGGCAACGGGGACTACTTCCGCTACATCCAGAAGAGCATGGACCACTTCGTGGACAAGGACGGCAATGTGCGGTTTTACAAGGAAAGCGAATACAACATCGATCATATCAAAAATGCACGCATCCTGTTGACGTTGTATAAAGTAACCGGGCAGGAAAAGTATCGCAAGGCGATCGAGAAGTTCCGTAACCAATTGCGCAATCATCCGCGTACAAAGGAAGGCGGCTTTTGGCACAAGCAGCGTTATCCCTGGCAGATGTGGCTCGACGGGCTTTACATGGGTGAACCGTTTTATGCAGAATACGCCGCCTTGTTTAACGAACCTGCCGCTTTCGATGATATTACCCGCCAGTTCGTGTTGATGGAAAAACATTCCCTCGACAGCAAAACGGGCTTATTGTATCACGGTTACGACGAATCGCGCGAGCAGCGCTGGGCTGATAAAACTACTGGCCGTTCCCCGCACTTCTGGGGCCGCGCGATGGGCTGGTATGGCATGGGACTGGTAGATGCGCTGGAATACTTTCCGGCCAAACATCCCGGCCGCGATAGCCTCATCGCCATCCTCAACCGCTTTGCCACTGTGGTAGCCAAATACCAGGACCCTAAGTCCGGCGCCTGGTACCAGGTGCTCGACCGCGCTACTTCCAAAGGCAACTACCTGGAATCGTCCGCCACCTGCATGTTCGTGTATGCGATCACGAAAGGCGTGCGTCTGGGCTACCTGCCACAGAAGTTCCTGGCAACCGCCGAGAAAGGTTATAAAGGTATTCAGCAACAATTCCTGGAGCCGACTGCGAAAGGCGGCTTGAACCTGAAAGGCACCGTAAGCGTGGCCGGTTTGGGCGGTGATCCGTATCGCGACGGCAGCTATGAATATTACCTGAGCGAAAAAGTGATTACAAATGATCCCAAAGGCGTTGGCGCTTACCTGCTGGCCGCAGGGGAGTTATCGATCGCAAAGTCGCAGAACAACGGCCGGGGACTTACCGTGGTGCTGGATCAGTATTATAATAACGAATGGAAGAACGGCGCGCGGACGCATTATGTATGGAATGAAATGTCGAACGGCGGTTATTCGCTTTGGGGGCACCTGTTCCATAAACAAGGCGTGAAGACCGATACCTTGTCGGTAGCGCCCACTGCCAGTGGCTTATCGAAAGCAAATATCTATATCATTACAGACCCCGATACCGAAAAGGAAACGGCGTCTCCGAACGGCGTAACTGCTCCCGCAGCGGACGCGGTATACAACTGGGTGAAAGGCGGCGGCGTACTGGTGGTGATGCAAAATGATAGCGGCAACGCGGAGATCAAAGGGTTTAATAAGATGACGGAGCGCTTTGGAATTAAATTTAACGAGAACAGCATTCATCGCGTACAGGGCAACCAGTATGAACAGGGGGCTTTAACGGTTGATGCCGGTAACAAGGTATTTACAAGTGCCCGTAAACTTTATATCAAGGAACTGTCTACGATCCAGGTGCAACCACCCGCCACGCCTGTATTGCAGGAAAACGGTGCGGTGATCATTGCCAGCGCAAAGGTGGGCAAAGGAGCCGTGTTTGCTGTGGGCGACCCCTGGTTTTACAACGAATACCTCGACGGGCGTAAACTGCCTGCCATATATGAAAATTACCAGGCAGCCTCCGACCTGGTGAACTGGTTGATCAAAGAAGCGAAAAGTAATTAAGAACATGAAGCAACTGTCAAGAACAAATTTGCCCGAAACCATATCGTCCGCACTGCTGGAGCTGCCCGAAAAAGTGTTGCAGTTCGGCACCGGTGTATTGCTCAGAGGCCTGCCCGACTATTTTATTGATAAGGCCAACAAGCAGGGCGTCTTCAACGGAAGGGTAGTAGTGGTAAAATCTACTTCTCAGGGTGATACCACTGCATTTGAGCAGCAGGACGGACTATACACAGTGTGTATACGGGGCATTGAGAACGGTCAGGCCGTTTCTGAAAATATCGTGAATGCGTCGATCAGCAGGGTGTTGGCGGCCACTACGGAGTGGCAGTCTATCCTCGATTGTGC
This genomic interval from Chitinophaga horti contains the following:
- a CDS encoding LacI family DNA-binding transcriptional regulator, whose protein sequence is MKFEAATIKDIAKALGLSTSTVSRALRDSHEISEETKKLVLKYAAQINYRPNPIALSLKEKRSRSIGVIVTEIANSFFSQAINGIESVAKERGYNVIISQSHESFEKEVQTLNYLSSRSIDGLLISVSAATKDLEHLRALHDRGFPIVFFDRIVEDIQTHKVVIENFRGAYDATMHLLQNGYRNIACITASENLSISRERIAGYVEALAHKQLKPSKSLIKYCPNGGMELAEVEQAVSQLLKLRPRPDAIFTTGDKLTTGCLRVLRARNVSIPGDIALVGFSNSDLIELMNPPLTVVRQPAFEMGEVATDLLLQLIESKRPVKDFERRILTTSLIVNESGNRK
- a CDS encoding SusC/RagA family TonB-linked outer membrane protein: MKKIYLFFLLLLATVHWAQAQTRTIRGKVTDAGTGAGLPFVSVQLKGSTTGAKTDENGNFSLTVPAGKADLQFTYMGYLTITQPHEGNANVVVKMEKDDKKLDEVVVIGYGQVRKRDLTGAVVSVKGEELRKIPSTNVMESVQGKVPGVDITKSSGASGAKINVTVRGNRSITAGNSPLYIVDGIQYGNIEDINPNDIQSMEVLKDASSTAIYGSRGANGVIIVTTKRGSTGKAQVSFNAYGGISEVAGYPKMNTGPEYVALKREANRTNNRWNSPADDPAIFNAMELAAIRNDLWTSYADELIQKGQQQDYQLGVAAGSEKTKIYLSLDYFKEKGLFKLDNLQRYTARMNVDQQVGELLKVGMQGQVTYYDQNARRDPLNQGNKIIPLGRPYDSSGNFVAFPNAGPHINPLADEQPGAYQNNSRMTRTLVNVYAELQPIKDLSFRTNLGISLDNSRTGVYAARLTIDRATTSTSRAQYNTSQTRFLNWENIISYKKELKNHSFGITAISSLLGSQAESSNAQGEGQLLPSQLFHALQNNVSGIAIRTTYQQWNLVSFTGRLNYAYQGKYLLTLTGRSDGSSKLAQGNQWAFFPSVAGAWRISDEAFMKKQTFISDLKLRVSYGIAGNDAVAPYGTQSVLFRAPFSYDDNTAAMAYSISDQLGNRQLAWELTGTTDIGLDFGLFDNRISANIDYYDSHTSDLLLMRRLPTSTGVEKTLQNIGKTRNNGVEIGLNTVNFKTADFSWTTNISFTRNKERIVSLADGSTNDIASGLFIGYPVNVYFDYDKVGIWQSKDVDAATRYKAKVGDIRVRDVVQDSVINSEDRVVLGAQVPRWSGGINNDIRWKSFDLNIYVFARIGQWINSEYAAKYDPQGLENSGKVDYWTPENPTNAYPRPNSSVSMSGTPFISTLGYRDGSFIKIRNVSLGYSLPSEAARRIRMSALRVYVTGKNLATFSKVKDYDPERGGQLSFPLTRMYVAGLNVTF
- a CDS encoding RagB/SusD family nutrient uptake outer membrane protein; protein product: MNQKFAPYILVLLLATSLSAGCSKLLEEKNPGGLTAEGVFSSPEGFETLVNAAYSYNRWWYGKEDAYNISEMGTDLWTSGTGDKYTDITSYYNLQSYNTAVTSLWKQLYAAINLINTGINRIDQVGLADAIKTRRLAELRFLRAFYYWHVVETWGDVHFSTNETTTAVTTANRTPVDTFYAHIFADLEFAAANLPPTTTEYGRATKPVAEAFLARMNLTRGRNQQAFDLASKVIKDYGFQLQPKYADLWSMTNIQNKEVIWAVNYFKNLAFNDRTDAVLYPTGHPRGAHNGHLMFIMKYDDLPGMTRDVANGRPFNRYMPTLYALRLFDETKDSRYNATFKQAWLCNTLGTAPAGMKIGDTAVFCTKYEIPAEIEATRKYRVYDLSKMYKANGGGLDRLHYPSLQKFDDPTRAAANEEQSPRDGIVMRLAEMYLIAAEAQLKLNNTTIAAEYINVIRKRAAVPGQEAAMEILPAQVTLDFILDERARELMGEQLRWFDLKRTGKLSERLQLANPDAAANFAEFHLVRPIPKDQVDAVTNKNEFKQHTGYN
- a CDS encoding sigma 54-interacting response regulator, whose product is MNKKILIVEDEFIVSNDLRLILESAGYQVTGIADSVKQARTLIDTNRPDVVLLDIYLKGKETGIDLARWLSSVNIAFVYLSANSNQQVLEAARATQPYGFLVKPFRGKDVLVTLDIARYRHENSLEASLRREAQLEQQLAGIAAQSTDKHLRLLRVIQALQAHIPFDFITTGNTTPDALPYSGETFLRIGFEQYQPIDIVALGTITKLRQPELEAMQRSSALETFSAILNGAAFTQACEQNAMKQLYARSFHLVANLVIPLLMPDGRIYPLSFYSRRADAYQQEHLSLSVRLLPMLTRIIQSIQHHNVSTPPTPVATTGRQKNFANIVGNSHLLLSVLDLVSQVAPVDTSVLVLGESGTGKERIAQSIHELSARKKHPLVKVNCAALPANLIESELFGHEKGAFTGALERRIGKFEQAEGGTLFLDEIGEMPVELQVKLLRVLQEKEIERVGGKSTVKINVRFIAATNRNLEKEVAEGRFRLDLYYRLNVFPIVLPPLRERREDIAPLAQYFADKFAAKFNKAAAGISDKMMHELETWHWPGNIRELENVIEQSVILSDGKQPLQLRRPLGAAAQTTPTANVPLQTLEEVKMAQRETEKAYILSILKKTNGRIRGNGGAAEIMNLKPTTLESRIFKLGIRKEDLQ
- a CDS encoding glycoside hydrolase family 28 protein; its protein translation is MRLHIPILSIALAAALYAEPATAQYSWNNLPVVQEPTFRKDTFNIRRYGAKADGLTLNSPAINKAIDACSKNGGGVVLVPAGLWLTGPVVLKSNVELHLEKSALLQFTEDFDQYPLIATNYEGLAAMRCQPPISAVDATNIAITGHGIIDGAGDAWRQVKKDKLTESQWKNW